The window AAGAAGAAGCGGAGGAGAATTGATCGTTCCATGATAGGAGAGCCAATGAACTTTGTCCACTTGACACACATTGGGTCAGGAGACATGACGGCGAATGATGGACTTCCAATGGTATAATAATTTTCTGTGTAATGGTTTTCCATGATTAGTACCACAGCTAATGTTTTCTTTTTATCTGCATGCCCTACATCATATTGAACTCTCTTCACTTTGGTTTAAACATGTTTGCCATTTTGCAATAGATCAATGTTTGTggcaattgttttattttattttttacaggtaGTCAGTCTAACACAAGGCTTACCAGGGCAACAAATATGCCAAGTTTAAGATTTCTCCAACACTCCATTAACCAGCACTAATTTTCACAATTTTCTGCTTAAAACGTGTTAAACGGAAACCTGGTGTGTTGGTTACTCTATAAACCCTGGTGAAATGTGTCACGGATTTGTGTGTTTATACGGGTgttagaataataataaaaaaaatgcgcTTTTAGGATCAACAATTCATTAATGATCATAATATCGTATAGTGTTACAATCAAATTTACGTtttcatgtgttttatttataggcAGGTGCTGTTCAAGACCACATGAGAGCTAAATGTGGACGTGACAGACCGTGGAATAACTCGAGAGTTTTGTAGCTTTGTTGACTGTAAGTGAATAAATGCATGTTTCAGTAGGATAATCAGTTCTGGCTAGCAGTAGGTTGAACGCCGCTTGTTTTGGCAAATGGAAACCGGTTGAATAGagcaggagtgagcaaactttttaggccgagccccccttttaatccatgaaatttctcgggccccccccctgtctgatcaaaatcacattaaaaaaaaacgtttattaaacggtatacaatgtaaatacaaatatgtctaaggccgcgcatatagtgcccgcgacggcgacgctagcaaaagttgtatttcgctttgcggcggcggtgcgggcgacctggccattgattggttcaggggctgtcacatgaggcgacagcccctgaaaaatcaaatattgccggcttcaaaaaatcgcatcgccacgtcacgcttactataagcgcacgcggcagcgacaatgcatttttcggatgacgtcgcgtcgccggcactataagcgcagcttaaatacttacatacttcaacagctcgctcttgcaaaattagactgcgtccacgctgccgctgagagcggtgacatcaccaactctccaagcatgagcacagggtgtcctgcataattttgcaagcacgagtggggaagtgtttacacttttttattattatttctgtacattcatagtacgattgatatagtggcagccgaccctttcacttgcagaggatcgcagcgaagcaggttgccagcggaggagagcagcaacacagcgttattgtagggcagacaccggagggagaggcgtttgacatcacagggctcgcgcgtgctcctcccccgtacctccgaattatgtgaccgccacctgcactattctgttcggccgcacgcgcacatctttttcgcctgcgcagccaggttttgccgcacgcgccccgcctaaataatcttgcgccggggcgacccccctcagattgtgcaccgctgcattcaatcaccaccaacacacagacacaatacacactgcagtcatatatatacacatatatatatatatatatacacatacatacacacacacatatacacatatacatacatacatacatacatacatacacacacacatatatatatacacacacacacacacacacacatacacacaaatacatatacacacacacatacatatacacacacatacatacacacacacacacaaacatatatacacacacacacacacacacacacacacatatacatacatacatacatacacacacacacacacacatatatatacacacacacacatacatacacacacacatacatacatatacacacacaaatacatatacatatacacacacacatatacacacacatacatacacacacacacacacacacacactacctgggggagggagtaactaaacctgctccggtccccccatgtgctgcagaaaacgggcgggtaacagacaggaggaggagggcttgtctgtgtgcagggaaggccccgcagcaaggccccgccccctctgccggcagacacagcatagaagcagcagcagcagtctctgcacggagcttctggccccgccccctctgacacagacggcagggaagcagccagtgcacagagcttctgcccgcccccaggtttccccgcactcagcccgcgccccccctacataatcttgcgcccccccaagggggcgcgccccccagtttgcgcaccgctggaatAGAGGATGCCCATCTATGTGAAAGAAATGCTTAATGATTCTGTATTCTGGACATACTAATAATCAATACAAATATCTAAATTTTATTCTAGATTTCATTTTATATAACGACTACTGACATTAACTTTTTTCAACATTTACAAGAATACAGTACTTTAATTTATGTAGCTTGCCTTTCTAGAAAGAAACACTGGTTTCAAATGACCTTGCCTTGAGCACCTTTTCTGTAATGAGTCATATAGACTCTTTCCAAATATGTAAAATATCTTTGCCTTGGTCTAGCTTCACTCATTTTTCCTAATTGAATCGTGCTTTTCTTCGGTATTTCAGAAGTCATCGTTTAAACAAAGCTGTGGTTTTAGTTTCCAAAAAGGATCTTCTGTTTTGACAGATGTAGCTCAAAGTTTTAGTATCCGTATTGCTCTTGGAGAAATgcagatttgttgtaggttgcGAAACCTAGTACATAGGTTGTGATACCTACTATGATTTTAAGAATCCTTTGAAGTTTCAAAAAAGCTTTGTAAACTATCATTTAATCTACCAAGAACTTTAATGTTGGTTCTCCCAATGGTATCACACATCTGCAGATATTAACAATAAAGTTGAACCCTTTCCGGGCTTTTATGACCTACCTGGTACATTATGAGCCCTAGCACGCCAGAGCTGGTCTAGGATGTCTTGGCCGTGGCCAAAACACTGCAGGGACACTTCGCCGCCATGTCCGCCCCTGCGTCCTACCCGACAAGCCATGTCTGCCGCCCCAGACACCTGCATGTTAAATGCCCTACGCAAGACCACTACACTGCCTAGACAGGCCGCTCTGACACACTATCTTTAAATGTCTCACTGGACATTTAAATATGTCATGTCGGAGCGGTCTGTCTAGGCAGTATAGGGGTCAtgcgcaggacatttaaatatgCAGTTGTCGGAGCGAGTGGGGCATGCAATTCTCGGAGCAGCAGACCTAGCTTGGTTTGTTGGGTACGCGGCAGACAGTGGCCAGTTGGGTGCAGGAGCCTACATTGTGGCAAAGTGTCCCATGGCAAGCTACCATATGGTGGAACGCTCTGTGTTTTGGTCGCAGCCAAAACTCCCATTCCATTATTGCCGTACCAGATGACATCATGGGGAAATGCTTGTTTTACAGGGGCTGATTGGGTAGATGGCTCCAACAATGCGGGTGGTCCGATGGAACGGCAATGGGTCCTCCACAGCTTCCGTTGCCTTGAGCCGGCATATGTTATCTCTGCTATAGGGATCACAAATCCTCAAATGCTGGAAGTCCGGTGATACCGGATTTCTGGCATTGAACAGATTAAACCAGgattggccaactccaatcctcaagggccaccaacagggaagGTTAAGGATCTCTGTTTCagcggagccacctgtgctgaaacagagatATCCTATAGGTggtccttgagggctggagttggcggTATTTATTAAATGGCTGCTTTAAACCGTATTTATTAAATGGCTGTGTATTATCCGACAGTTTGAACAGTCTAAGATACCTTTctcagactaagggcctcatgcagagagcagcgctattcagaattggagagggggaaaaattttagctttattggagagtttttatctACTCCCTACTCATAAAACTGCCTTTccgcatatggagagtttcaaacagcgctataagcgctgttgaaactgttgggaaaaaaatcggtttttttttttccctccaccggccgcggagcgccagctgcttggtggagaggaaaaaagttgaaaatcgcgccatttttttgccgcgaacagccactagatggcgttcgctgctctctgaatacggccggtttcaacactggagagaattcttttctctccagccgcgcggcgagattcaaagggggaaaaaaaaaatggcgctttttttaaaactctccattatctgcctttctaaaggcagatttcggcAAAACATGGCGCTTTCCATGttagcgctcctctctgcatgaggccctaaaagtGAGAAAATTGATCACCTATTTAAGCATTACCTTTTATTTTTTGTAGGTACAGGTTGTTTGAAAAAGAGCCATCGTGAACAGGAGGAGAAAAGCACAGTGGTTTAGTCACTGGATAAGTTATTCATACTGTTCCAAATTGTATGATTTTTCTGGAAATATTTTTGGGGAATTTAAATATCTGATGAATGTGCAATATTTTTGTAGTACATTTTGAATTCATGATAGCTCGTTCCAAAGTGATTTCCACTGTATGTTTGATGCAAAATGTTATGGACTATTTATCTGAGTTTTTTTGGTATCTGTTGTAATGAGTGAAATAATTCCAGAAATTAGAAACGGAAAGCACTTCTTAGACTGATGTTTCTTAAATATAACCAGTGTGAAAATGATACTGGGTCTAAAGCCACATTCACTCCATTTTATAAATAGCCCAAGAAATAGAGGCAGAAACGTAAGGAAAAGCCTTCCATACAGAGTTTTATCTTCAACACAAACATTCCATCACGTTCAAATAAAAGAATTGAATATAGCACAAAATGAAACTGCTACAATTATTACATAATGACATACACATATTGATGTCAATTAGTAATTAGCTGTTCTTGAGTGATTGTGTACTCTTTAGGAAAAAAAAACTCAACATTATGATCTACATTTGCCCATTCATGTTTAATCCTCAGCATTAAGAAGTGTTAAGATTTTGAAATCATTTAAGATTAAAATGTTGCCGTTACATATAAGCAATCAGTAGTAAAAGTAATATAGCTTTGAGCTAGCTCTAATACAGTATGTCTCGTAGGTGCTATGTAGAATGTAGGGAAACTCCTAAACTGTTGTATTCTTTTCACAAAGAACAAGTGGGGAACTAATTTAAATATGTTATCAAAGACTATTCtttaaaatacaaacaaaaaaaaaaacctattaacTGTTCCAAATGTAAAATGGCTAATTTGGTTCTTTCCGGCTGTCCTTTAGTTTCGTTAATCTACATGTCAAAGCGGGAGATTACGAAAAAGATTAATGCGAAATGTGCTTTTACAGGGAGATTGTGACAGACTCGTCTGAACGAATACATTTGTCAAGAAATAaacattacatatacatatatatataatataaggcATCTCATTTGGATGGGCTGCAAGTTATCTCCTCCTTACCTCAGATGCTGTTCTACCCATTCTGTACCTGGGTGGTGCTAAAATCTGTTTATAATCTTGTAAGGAATCTATCCTCGAATCAGTAGActcgctgcggggggggggggggggagggggaggagcacagggtttacagaggcccccgcacgcttcccgaatacATTTCAATTAATGCAGGGGGAgcagcagggcctctgtaaatgtcTACTTACCTTGTTTTAGACGCTCCTtgtcacgcgtcgccatggcaacgaatgtgatgtcatgacgccagggtgtctgaagcaaggtaagcggggattggagaggggggggggggggcgggacggGGCGAGGCGGACagacagcaggggggcgcagggaaaaaagattgcgctcccctgtctaTCCGACAGACCATTTATAGCTTGTTGAAATGGTTAAACAAGCAATATTACTTAAGTTAAGTAAATGAAAGTTAATAGATTTGTTGCCATATATATTTTTCCACAACTACTAGAACCGTGAatgcacctttaaaaaaaaacagggcaACATTACTATATATTTCAGATAGTTATAATTCTGGTATACAATTTGGTTCCAATAACTTGCCCTAGTTACCCCTACAATTAACATATCAAGAACAGTGTGGCATATTGcaagtgttatattattataaaatatcTGGAGTTTCACCTCTAATCAGCAGCTAGCTGTTCACATTCAATTCTTTCATTTGTACATCATAAATCTagaaaaatacacattttatGTTAATTCCTTACTACTCATATGCTGTACTAATTATACACTCTTATGGGctttgtgttgttgttttttactaTCGTTTTGGGGAACAGGTTAAATCTGTATGTTACTTGATAAACATTATATGCTTTAGATCAATCTAATGGTCAGATGCCTGAAATAAAAGACCTTATTCTGGATAAACAAGGTGCAGCAAGAAAATGTTATATAAAAatgcacaaaaaaaaataatagaaaaatGTTCTGTCTATGCCAGACCCATACCAACAAGTACTCCAATGACGGCAGCCAGGATGTAATTTAAACAGACTTTGGAATTTCAACTATTGTTTAACTATGCTTACATAAgacctttatttataaaaaaaaaaaaaaaaaaatttaaatcatattttacattttaaaaagtatACAATTACATCTAATTTTGTAGCCATACTAACAGTcggaaaaaaaatgttaaattatAAAGTGTTGCTTATAATGCCTATAATTGCAATATCTCCAGAGAACTACGAAAATAGGACTATCAAAGAAAGGTATCAGCACAGATATCCCATAAGCACAAAAATCACGTTCACTACAGATAAGCTAAGTATGAAACACCGCGGCCAAGAACGTTACCGGAAGGACTGAACTAGGTTTTATCTTTCCATAATAGTGAAAAGACTCACACAATACTTAATAAATGGGTAAATCAACCAAAAGGTGTGATTTGGAGATggggtatgtacagtagattGACCCCATAGTGGGATTATGTTGCAATGCTATACCTACATAATTGGTGTAGATAACATACATTCCGTAAGGAAAATACAATGCATTAACACAGCACTTTGGGAGGGAAGTTCGTTAAGTGGTGTCATGAGGAATAAGGTCGGTCCTTAAAAGCTGACGGTTTTCCAGACTTCACTTACTTATAGATACCACCTGTACAATTCCTTAGGTGAGcgttatcctgaaaatctgaacaGTTTGTGCCCCTAGAGGACCGGACGTGTCATTGCTCTATATAAcacgggtagccaactccagtactcaagagccaccgtccaggttttcaggatatccctgcttcagcacaggtggctcaatcagtgtctttgTATATATCTATAAAAACAATAATGCAAAAAAG is drawn from Ascaphus truei isolate aAscTru1 chromosome 7, aAscTru1.hap1, whole genome shotgun sequence and contains these coding sequences:
- the CDC42SE1 gene encoding CDC42 small effector protein 1 codes for the protein MSDFWHKLGCCVVEKPQPKKKRRRIDRSMIGEPMNFVHLTHIGSGDMTANDGLPMAGAVQDHMRAKCGRDRPWNNSRVL